In one window of Mercurialis annua linkage group LG4, ddMerAnnu1.2, whole genome shotgun sequence DNA:
- the LOC126676442 gene encoding uncharacterized protein LOC126676442 isoform X3: MATCKTYDQKPLVNGGGLDNSMSSSRRARNSVSRSWKAGEEVTKMFPNNEDMSILESEKELGVSVLGCHFNENADRVRTKKRKLTVTSTPKVSSKCMKETKRRLKCQPVAVDYGSCTNDLGQIVDAKVAKHKIDEKNLKRVSKQVNDKEDFSGIFILAAAACNDLLREGDDHVGEGSRVEDPNAHESVSVKSSLHSLSKKKLKEDFCSTNVSTQGAGYDIYKVKEGSSHNSMDVRACPVDYQFADSNTIEGIPQDVKYRNSCGKIRSSGSETIQGEPEGSVCDTDTRLLPADPGGIGHEEQSSNAKGYKLDSWTDIDRSSCSREKLSSSENGDFVSNESSTLSNDRDRCASSHSLTWSSTENSKGSSPLQLMGLNSIVLNPLSSMSSPTLRTCISRASCDAASAKNQNGRETLSLGLHVTSSVNTPGETLDGLNECFQSAKDDSVCQSTECTGVEMSTIGVLALDSEVQDNNDIEHDDTNAYQNNSKDIVKGYDKMTKEVPSDNGNNSDVSQDIHKKNNRYDADYDSQYEDGELRESVEHPWQEYDGDDLEVELVDYGSDTNNLGSQSEKDASSMQGMNLQTRSKWLTESEAHGVAKTGDIICNRPKVLNYEGVIGGDIDTGKDAKLFGGRYFIGKRNISGEGADRVETLNGRRATELRTFTRDMCSHMEEQNFHDVAFRSRDRYTRHHYAGDQGYDRLVNSRHGNFGIRRNYSPRSNPSMSFRHFGPSKRMHCHPTRSRSPGARIWDFDRQLHSRSFRNPSPGQRMTLGRERSVRYGLEVEGRGLESQYHDHVPADDCNEFSMSHSLPFSKRERSLSPINRRREPHVHRSRSSSSSKNRSCSSGNPSLRCRSKSPNFRYAMRTQTTRSPCRRPYLLVDRVGGYKTPPRNHGSPPRSTRWIGDSKEDAVQVREIRYNKHSSLPFRRSQGRFVQRDNRFDIIDSPRPFRSMHPRRFMDMCGTVGGNLRHDENDENRGNQRNRYGPPHPVKRYDINEHVKRPSYNVVYGYNTRGRDVQDYNGRENPKCHGMESKIGDSPRKFREDRGQFRY, encoded by the exons ATGGCTACATGTAAAACGTATGACCAGAAACCATTGGTTAATGGCGGAGGACTAGATAATAGCAT GAGTTCATCCAGACGAGCTAGGAATTCAGTGTCTAGAAGCTGGAAGGCTGGTGAAGAAGTAACAAAAATGTTTCCTAACAATGAGGATATGTCAATTTTGGAATCTGAAAAG GAGCTTGGAGTTAGCGTTCTAGGGTGCCACTTTAATGAGAATGCAGACCGTGTGCGTACTAAGAAGAGGAAATTAACAGTTACATCAACACCCAAAGTGTCCTCCAAATGCATGAAGGAAACTAAGAGGCGTCTAAAGTGTCAACCAGTAGCAGTTGATTATGGTTCATGTACGAATGACTTGGGTCAAATTGTAGATGCTAAAGTagcaaaacataaaattgatgAGAAGAATTTGAAGAGGGTTAGTAAACAAGTTAATGATAAGGAAGACTTCTCAGGTATCTTCATACTTGCAGCTGCTGCTTGCAATGACCTTCTCAGAGAAGGTGATGATCATGTTGGGGAGGGTTCTAGAGTCGAAGATCCTAATGCGCATGAAAGTGTATCAGTGAAGAGTAGTTTGCActctttgtcaaaaaaaaaattgaaagaggACTTTTGTTCTACTAATGTATCAACTCAAGGAGCTGGTTATGATATCTACAAGGTTAAAGAGGGTTCTTCGCATAATTCAATGGATGTGAGGGCATGCCCTGTTGATTATCAGTTTGCAGATTCTAATACCATAGAAGGCATTCCTCAGGATGTGAAGTATCGTAATTCTTGTGGCAAGATTAGAAGCTCAGGAAGTGAGACCATTCAAGGTGAACCTGAGGGTAGCGTATGTGATACTGATACAAGACTGCTACCAGCAGACCCTGGAGGGATAGGTCATGAGGAGCAATCTTCAAATGCTAAGGGATACAAATTGGATTCATGGACTGATATCGACAGGAGTAGTTGCTCCCGAGAAAAATTGTCTTCTTCTGAAAATGgtgattttgtttcaaatgaAAGTTCTACTCTATCTAATGACAGGGATAGATGTGCATCGTCCCATAGTTTAACTTGGAGCTCTACAGAAAATAGCAAAGGCTCATCTCCGCTGCAACTTATGGGGTTGAACTCAATTGTACTTAACCCGCTTTCGTCTATGTCCAGTCCAACACTCAGAACCTGTATTTCCAGAGCATCCTGTGATGCAGCATCTGCAAAGAATCAAAATGGTCGTGAAACTCTTTCTTTAGGTTTGCATGTGACTTCTTCAGTTAATACTCCTGGTGAGACTCTAGATGGTTTAAATGAATGTTTCCAGAGTGCAAAAGATGATTCTGTTTGCCAATCTACTGAATGTACTGGGGTAGAGATGTCAACCATAGGTGTGTTGGCTCTGGACTCAGAGGTGCAAGACAATAATGATATTGAGCATGATGACACTAATGCCTACCAGAACAACTCTAAAGATATTGTGAAAGGTTATGATAAGATGACTAAAGAGGTGCCTTCTGACAATGGTAATAATTCAGACGTTTCTCaagatattcataaaaaaaacaacagGTACGATGCAGATTATGATTCTCAGTATGAAGATGGAGAATTAAGGGAATCTGTGGAACATCCCTGGCAAGAATATGACGGAGATGATTTAGAAGTTGAATTAGTGGATTACGGGTCTGACACTAATAATTTGGGTTCTCAATCTGAAAAAGATGCATCATCCATGCAGGGAATGAATTTACAAACTCGGTCAAAATGGTTGACAGAAAGCGAAGCACATGGTGTTGCTAAGACTGGTGATATCATTTGCAATAGACCCAAAGTTTTAAATTACGAGGGTGTCATAGGTGGCGATATTGATACTGGGAAGGATGCTAAACTATTTGGAGGTAGATATTTTATTGGCAAAAGAAATATTAGCGGCGAAGGTGCAGATAGAGTGGAAACTTTGAATGGGAGAAGGGCTACGGAGTTGAGAACATTTACAAGGGACATGTGTTCTCATATGGAAGAGCAGAACTTTCATGATGTTGCATTTAGAAGCAG GGACAGATATACCCGGCATCATTATGCTGGAGATCAAGGATATGATCGTTTGGTCAATTCTCGACATGGAAATTTTGGCATAAGACGCAATTATTCACCCAGGAGCAACCCCTCCATGTCTTTTCGTCACTTTGGGCCATCAAAAAGAATGCATTGTCATCCTACAAGGAGTCGGTCGCCAGGTGCTAGAATTTGGGATTTTGATAGGCAGTTGCATAGTCGTTCATTTAGGAACCCCAGTCCAGGTCAGCGGATGACACTTGGTAGGGAGAGGTCTGTTAGATATGGTCTCGAAGTCGAAGGGAGAGGACTCGAGAGTCAGTACCATGATCATGTACCTGCTGATGATTGCAATGAATTCTCCATGTCTCATTCTCTTCCTTTTTCCAAGAGAGAAAGAAGTCTATCACCTATTAATAGAAGAAGGGAGCCCCATGTACATCGATCTCGATCATCTTCTAGCTCTAAAAATCGCTCTTGTAGTTCTGGTAATCCAAGTCTTAGATGCCGAAGTAAATCCCCTAATTTTAGATACGCTATGAGAACGCAAACAACAAGATCACCTTGTCGGAGACCTTACCTTTTGGTGGATCGTGTAGGAGGATACAAAACACCACCAAGAAATCATGGGTCCCCACCTCGAAGTACAAGATGGATCGGTGATAGCAAAGAAGATGCAGTTCAAGTTAGGGAGATAAGATACAATAAGCATTCTTCACTTCCATTTAGGAGATCACAAGGAAGATTTGTTCAAAGAGATAACAGGTTTGACATTATTGATTCTCCACGGCCCTTTAGATCTATGCATCCAAGAAGATTCATGGATATGTGTGGAACTGTCGGAGGGAATTTAAGGCATGATGAGAATGATGAGAATAGGGGTAATCAGCGAAACAGATATGGGCCTCCTCATCCTGTGAAGCGATACGACATAAATGAACATGTGAAGCGACCATCATATAATGTTGTTTATGGTTATAATACTCGTGGTAGGGATGTTCAAGATTATAATGGCAGGGAGAATCCGAAGTGTCATGGCATGGAAAGCAAAATTGGTGACTCGCCGAGGAAATTTAGGGAAGATAGAGGGCAATTTAGATATTAA
- the LOC126676442 gene encoding uncharacterized protein LOC126676442 isoform X1, which yields MATCKTYDQKPLVNGGGLDNSMYGIIGLKFSSFIKSDLTWKKDNRSSSRRARNSVSRSWKAGEEVTKMFPNNEDMSILESEKELGVSVLGCHFNENADRVRTKKRKLTVTSTPKVSSKCMKETKRRLKCQPVAVDYGSCTNDLGQIVDAKVAKHKIDEKNLKRVSKQVNDKEDFSGIFILAAAACNDLLREGDDHVGEGSRVEDPNAHESVSVKSSLHSLSKKKLKEDFCSTNVSTQGAGYDIYKVKEGSSHNSMDVRACPVDYQFADSNTIEGIPQDVKYRNSCGKIRSSGSETIQGEPEGSVCDTDTRLLPADPGGIGHEEQSSNAKGYKLDSWTDIDRSSCSREKLSSSENGDFVSNESSTLSNDRDRCASSHSLTWSSTENSKGSSPLQLMGLNSIVLNPLSSMSSPTLRTCISRASCDAASAKNQNGRETLSLGLHVTSSVNTPGETLDGLNECFQSAKDDSVCQSTECTGVEMSTIGVLALDSEVQDNNDIEHDDTNAYQNNSKDIVKGYDKMTKEVPSDNGNNSDVSQDIHKKNNRYDADYDSQYEDGELRESVEHPWQEYDGDDLEVELVDYGSDTNNLGSQSEKDASSMQGMNLQTRSKWLTESEAHGVAKTGDIICNRPKVLNYEGVIGGDIDTGKDAKLFGGRYFIGKRNISGEGADRVETLNGRRATELRTFTRDMCSHMEEQNFHDVAFRSRDRYTRHHYAGDQGYDRLVNSRHGNFGIRRNYSPRSNPSMSFRHFGPSKRMHCHPTRSRSPGARIWDFDRQLHSRSFRNPSPGQRMTLGRERSVRYGLEVEGRGLESQYHDHVPADDCNEFSMSHSLPFSKRERSLSPINRRREPHVHRSRSSSSSKNRSCSSGNPSLRCRSKSPNFRYAMRTQTTRSPCRRPYLLVDRVGGYKTPPRNHGSPPRSTRWIGDSKEDAVQVREIRYNKHSSLPFRRSQGRFVQRDNRFDIIDSPRPFRSMHPRRFMDMCGTVGGNLRHDENDENRGNQRNRYGPPHPVKRYDINEHVKRPSYNVVYGYNTRGRDVQDYNGRENPKCHGMESKIGDSPRKFREDRGQFRY from the exons ATGGCTACATGTAAAACGTATGACCAGAAACCATTGGTTAATGGCGGAGGACTAGATAATAGCATGTATGGTATTATTGGTTTGAAATTTTCTAGCTTTATCAAGTCTGATTTGACATGGAAAAAAGACAACAGGAGTTCATCCAGACGAGCTAGGAATTCAGTGTCTAGAAGCTGGAAGGCTGGTGAAGAAGTAACAAAAATGTTTCCTAACAATGAGGATATGTCAATTTTGGAATCTGAAAAG GAGCTTGGAGTTAGCGTTCTAGGGTGCCACTTTAATGAGAATGCAGACCGTGTGCGTACTAAGAAGAGGAAATTAACAGTTACATCAACACCCAAAGTGTCCTCCAAATGCATGAAGGAAACTAAGAGGCGTCTAAAGTGTCAACCAGTAGCAGTTGATTATGGTTCATGTACGAATGACTTGGGTCAAATTGTAGATGCTAAAGTagcaaaacataaaattgatgAGAAGAATTTGAAGAGGGTTAGTAAACAAGTTAATGATAAGGAAGACTTCTCAGGTATCTTCATACTTGCAGCTGCTGCTTGCAATGACCTTCTCAGAGAAGGTGATGATCATGTTGGGGAGGGTTCTAGAGTCGAAGATCCTAATGCGCATGAAAGTGTATCAGTGAAGAGTAGTTTGCActctttgtcaaaaaaaaaattgaaagaggACTTTTGTTCTACTAATGTATCAACTCAAGGAGCTGGTTATGATATCTACAAGGTTAAAGAGGGTTCTTCGCATAATTCAATGGATGTGAGGGCATGCCCTGTTGATTATCAGTTTGCAGATTCTAATACCATAGAAGGCATTCCTCAGGATGTGAAGTATCGTAATTCTTGTGGCAAGATTAGAAGCTCAGGAAGTGAGACCATTCAAGGTGAACCTGAGGGTAGCGTATGTGATACTGATACAAGACTGCTACCAGCAGACCCTGGAGGGATAGGTCATGAGGAGCAATCTTCAAATGCTAAGGGATACAAATTGGATTCATGGACTGATATCGACAGGAGTAGTTGCTCCCGAGAAAAATTGTCTTCTTCTGAAAATGgtgattttgtttcaaatgaAAGTTCTACTCTATCTAATGACAGGGATAGATGTGCATCGTCCCATAGTTTAACTTGGAGCTCTACAGAAAATAGCAAAGGCTCATCTCCGCTGCAACTTATGGGGTTGAACTCAATTGTACTTAACCCGCTTTCGTCTATGTCCAGTCCAACACTCAGAACCTGTATTTCCAGAGCATCCTGTGATGCAGCATCTGCAAAGAATCAAAATGGTCGTGAAACTCTTTCTTTAGGTTTGCATGTGACTTCTTCAGTTAATACTCCTGGTGAGACTCTAGATGGTTTAAATGAATGTTTCCAGAGTGCAAAAGATGATTCTGTTTGCCAATCTACTGAATGTACTGGGGTAGAGATGTCAACCATAGGTGTGTTGGCTCTGGACTCAGAGGTGCAAGACAATAATGATATTGAGCATGATGACACTAATGCCTACCAGAACAACTCTAAAGATATTGTGAAAGGTTATGATAAGATGACTAAAGAGGTGCCTTCTGACAATGGTAATAATTCAGACGTTTCTCaagatattcataaaaaaaacaacagGTACGATGCAGATTATGATTCTCAGTATGAAGATGGAGAATTAAGGGAATCTGTGGAACATCCCTGGCAAGAATATGACGGAGATGATTTAGAAGTTGAATTAGTGGATTACGGGTCTGACACTAATAATTTGGGTTCTCAATCTGAAAAAGATGCATCATCCATGCAGGGAATGAATTTACAAACTCGGTCAAAATGGTTGACAGAAAGCGAAGCACATGGTGTTGCTAAGACTGGTGATATCATTTGCAATAGACCCAAAGTTTTAAATTACGAGGGTGTCATAGGTGGCGATATTGATACTGGGAAGGATGCTAAACTATTTGGAGGTAGATATTTTATTGGCAAAAGAAATATTAGCGGCGAAGGTGCAGATAGAGTGGAAACTTTGAATGGGAGAAGGGCTACGGAGTTGAGAACATTTACAAGGGACATGTGTTCTCATATGGAAGAGCAGAACTTTCATGATGTTGCATTTAGAAGCAG GGACAGATATACCCGGCATCATTATGCTGGAGATCAAGGATATGATCGTTTGGTCAATTCTCGACATGGAAATTTTGGCATAAGACGCAATTATTCACCCAGGAGCAACCCCTCCATGTCTTTTCGTCACTTTGGGCCATCAAAAAGAATGCATTGTCATCCTACAAGGAGTCGGTCGCCAGGTGCTAGAATTTGGGATTTTGATAGGCAGTTGCATAGTCGTTCATTTAGGAACCCCAGTCCAGGTCAGCGGATGACACTTGGTAGGGAGAGGTCTGTTAGATATGGTCTCGAAGTCGAAGGGAGAGGACTCGAGAGTCAGTACCATGATCATGTACCTGCTGATGATTGCAATGAATTCTCCATGTCTCATTCTCTTCCTTTTTCCAAGAGAGAAAGAAGTCTATCACCTATTAATAGAAGAAGGGAGCCCCATGTACATCGATCTCGATCATCTTCTAGCTCTAAAAATCGCTCTTGTAGTTCTGGTAATCCAAGTCTTAGATGCCGAAGTAAATCCCCTAATTTTAGATACGCTATGAGAACGCAAACAACAAGATCACCTTGTCGGAGACCTTACCTTTTGGTGGATCGTGTAGGAGGATACAAAACACCACCAAGAAATCATGGGTCCCCACCTCGAAGTACAAGATGGATCGGTGATAGCAAAGAAGATGCAGTTCAAGTTAGGGAGATAAGATACAATAAGCATTCTTCACTTCCATTTAGGAGATCACAAGGAAGATTTGTTCAAAGAGATAACAGGTTTGACATTATTGATTCTCCACGGCCCTTTAGATCTATGCATCCAAGAAGATTCATGGATATGTGTGGAACTGTCGGAGGGAATTTAAGGCATGATGAGAATGATGAGAATAGGGGTAATCAGCGAAACAGATATGGGCCTCCTCATCCTGTGAAGCGATACGACATAAATGAACATGTGAAGCGACCATCATATAATGTTGTTTATGGTTATAATACTCGTGGTAGGGATGTTCAAGATTATAATGGCAGGGAGAATCCGAAGTGTCATGGCATGGAAAGCAAAATTGGTGACTCGCCGAGGAAATTTAGGGAAGATAGAGGGCAATTTAGATATTAA
- the LOC126676442 gene encoding uncharacterized protein LOC126676442 isoform X2, producing the protein MATCKTYDQKPLVNGGGLDNSMYGIIGLKFSSFIKSDLTWKKDNRSSSRRARNSVSRSWKAGEEVTKMFPNNEDMSILESEKLGVSVLGCHFNENADRVRTKKRKLTVTSTPKVSSKCMKETKRRLKCQPVAVDYGSCTNDLGQIVDAKVAKHKIDEKNLKRVSKQVNDKEDFSGIFILAAAACNDLLREGDDHVGEGSRVEDPNAHESVSVKSSLHSLSKKKLKEDFCSTNVSTQGAGYDIYKVKEGSSHNSMDVRACPVDYQFADSNTIEGIPQDVKYRNSCGKIRSSGSETIQGEPEGSVCDTDTRLLPADPGGIGHEEQSSNAKGYKLDSWTDIDRSSCSREKLSSSENGDFVSNESSTLSNDRDRCASSHSLTWSSTENSKGSSPLQLMGLNSIVLNPLSSMSSPTLRTCISRASCDAASAKNQNGRETLSLGLHVTSSVNTPGETLDGLNECFQSAKDDSVCQSTECTGVEMSTIGVLALDSEVQDNNDIEHDDTNAYQNNSKDIVKGYDKMTKEVPSDNGNNSDVSQDIHKKNNRYDADYDSQYEDGELRESVEHPWQEYDGDDLEVELVDYGSDTNNLGSQSEKDASSMQGMNLQTRSKWLTESEAHGVAKTGDIICNRPKVLNYEGVIGGDIDTGKDAKLFGGRYFIGKRNISGEGADRVETLNGRRATELRTFTRDMCSHMEEQNFHDVAFRSRDRYTRHHYAGDQGYDRLVNSRHGNFGIRRNYSPRSNPSMSFRHFGPSKRMHCHPTRSRSPGARIWDFDRQLHSRSFRNPSPGQRMTLGRERSVRYGLEVEGRGLESQYHDHVPADDCNEFSMSHSLPFSKRERSLSPINRRREPHVHRSRSSSSSKNRSCSSGNPSLRCRSKSPNFRYAMRTQTTRSPCRRPYLLVDRVGGYKTPPRNHGSPPRSTRWIGDSKEDAVQVREIRYNKHSSLPFRRSQGRFVQRDNRFDIIDSPRPFRSMHPRRFMDMCGTVGGNLRHDENDENRGNQRNRYGPPHPVKRYDINEHVKRPSYNVVYGYNTRGRDVQDYNGRENPKCHGMESKIGDSPRKFREDRGQFRY; encoded by the exons ATGGCTACATGTAAAACGTATGACCAGAAACCATTGGTTAATGGCGGAGGACTAGATAATAGCATGTATGGTATTATTGGTTTGAAATTTTCTAGCTTTATCAAGTCTGATTTGACATGGAAAAAAGACAACAGGAGTTCATCCAGACGAGCTAGGAATTCAGTGTCTAGAAGCTGGAAGGCTGGTGAAGAAGTAACAAAAATGTTTCCTAACAATGAGGATATGTCAATTTTGGAATCTGAAAAG CTTGGAGTTAGCGTTCTAGGGTGCCACTTTAATGAGAATGCAGACCGTGTGCGTACTAAGAAGAGGAAATTAACAGTTACATCAACACCCAAAGTGTCCTCCAAATGCATGAAGGAAACTAAGAGGCGTCTAAAGTGTCAACCAGTAGCAGTTGATTATGGTTCATGTACGAATGACTTGGGTCAAATTGTAGATGCTAAAGTagcaaaacataaaattgatgAGAAGAATTTGAAGAGGGTTAGTAAACAAGTTAATGATAAGGAAGACTTCTCAGGTATCTTCATACTTGCAGCTGCTGCTTGCAATGACCTTCTCAGAGAAGGTGATGATCATGTTGGGGAGGGTTCTAGAGTCGAAGATCCTAATGCGCATGAAAGTGTATCAGTGAAGAGTAGTTTGCActctttgtcaaaaaaaaaattgaaagaggACTTTTGTTCTACTAATGTATCAACTCAAGGAGCTGGTTATGATATCTACAAGGTTAAAGAGGGTTCTTCGCATAATTCAATGGATGTGAGGGCATGCCCTGTTGATTATCAGTTTGCAGATTCTAATACCATAGAAGGCATTCCTCAGGATGTGAAGTATCGTAATTCTTGTGGCAAGATTAGAAGCTCAGGAAGTGAGACCATTCAAGGTGAACCTGAGGGTAGCGTATGTGATACTGATACAAGACTGCTACCAGCAGACCCTGGAGGGATAGGTCATGAGGAGCAATCTTCAAATGCTAAGGGATACAAATTGGATTCATGGACTGATATCGACAGGAGTAGTTGCTCCCGAGAAAAATTGTCTTCTTCTGAAAATGgtgattttgtttcaaatgaAAGTTCTACTCTATCTAATGACAGGGATAGATGTGCATCGTCCCATAGTTTAACTTGGAGCTCTACAGAAAATAGCAAAGGCTCATCTCCGCTGCAACTTATGGGGTTGAACTCAATTGTACTTAACCCGCTTTCGTCTATGTCCAGTCCAACACTCAGAACCTGTATTTCCAGAGCATCCTGTGATGCAGCATCTGCAAAGAATCAAAATGGTCGTGAAACTCTTTCTTTAGGTTTGCATGTGACTTCTTCAGTTAATACTCCTGGTGAGACTCTAGATGGTTTAAATGAATGTTTCCAGAGTGCAAAAGATGATTCTGTTTGCCAATCTACTGAATGTACTGGGGTAGAGATGTCAACCATAGGTGTGTTGGCTCTGGACTCAGAGGTGCAAGACAATAATGATATTGAGCATGATGACACTAATGCCTACCAGAACAACTCTAAAGATATTGTGAAAGGTTATGATAAGATGACTAAAGAGGTGCCTTCTGACAATGGTAATAATTCAGACGTTTCTCaagatattcataaaaaaaacaacagGTACGATGCAGATTATGATTCTCAGTATGAAGATGGAGAATTAAGGGAATCTGTGGAACATCCCTGGCAAGAATATGACGGAGATGATTTAGAAGTTGAATTAGTGGATTACGGGTCTGACACTAATAATTTGGGTTCTCAATCTGAAAAAGATGCATCATCCATGCAGGGAATGAATTTACAAACTCGGTCAAAATGGTTGACAGAAAGCGAAGCACATGGTGTTGCTAAGACTGGTGATATCATTTGCAATAGACCCAAAGTTTTAAATTACGAGGGTGTCATAGGTGGCGATATTGATACTGGGAAGGATGCTAAACTATTTGGAGGTAGATATTTTATTGGCAAAAGAAATATTAGCGGCGAAGGTGCAGATAGAGTGGAAACTTTGAATGGGAGAAGGGCTACGGAGTTGAGAACATTTACAAGGGACATGTGTTCTCATATGGAAGAGCAGAACTTTCATGATGTTGCATTTAGAAGCAG GGACAGATATACCCGGCATCATTATGCTGGAGATCAAGGATATGATCGTTTGGTCAATTCTCGACATGGAAATTTTGGCATAAGACGCAATTATTCACCCAGGAGCAACCCCTCCATGTCTTTTCGTCACTTTGGGCCATCAAAAAGAATGCATTGTCATCCTACAAGGAGTCGGTCGCCAGGTGCTAGAATTTGGGATTTTGATAGGCAGTTGCATAGTCGTTCATTTAGGAACCCCAGTCCAGGTCAGCGGATGACACTTGGTAGGGAGAGGTCTGTTAGATATGGTCTCGAAGTCGAAGGGAGAGGACTCGAGAGTCAGTACCATGATCATGTACCTGCTGATGATTGCAATGAATTCTCCATGTCTCATTCTCTTCCTTTTTCCAAGAGAGAAAGAAGTCTATCACCTATTAATAGAAGAAGGGAGCCCCATGTACATCGATCTCGATCATCTTCTAGCTCTAAAAATCGCTCTTGTAGTTCTGGTAATCCAAGTCTTAGATGCCGAAGTAAATCCCCTAATTTTAGATACGCTATGAGAACGCAAACAACAAGATCACCTTGTCGGAGACCTTACCTTTTGGTGGATCGTGTAGGAGGATACAAAACACCACCAAGAAATCATGGGTCCCCACCTCGAAGTACAAGATGGATCGGTGATAGCAAAGAAGATGCAGTTCAAGTTAGGGAGATAAGATACAATAAGCATTCTTCACTTCCATTTAGGAGATCACAAGGAAGATTTGTTCAAAGAGATAACAGGTTTGACATTATTGATTCTCCACGGCCCTTTAGATCTATGCATCCAAGAAGATTCATGGATATGTGTGGAACTGTCGGAGGGAATTTAAGGCATGATGAGAATGATGAGAATAGGGGTAATCAGCGAAACAGATATGGGCCTCCTCATCCTGTGAAGCGATACGACATAAATGAACATGTGAAGCGACCATCATATAATGTTGTTTATGGTTATAATACTCGTGGTAGGGATGTTCAAGATTATAATGGCAGGGAGAATCCGAAGTGTCATGGCATGGAAAGCAAAATTGGTGACTCGCCGAGGAAATTTAGGGAAGATAGAGGGCAATTTAGATATTAA